One Leptolyngbya sp. CCY15150 genomic window, TCGGATTTTCCTCCCCTCCGACATGGCCGCCCCCGCCCCCATTGAAGATCCAGATCTTGCCCAGATGGAGCTGTCCCCTGCATGGGATCGGGCATGGAGCTAGACCCCCAGCGATCGCCCTCGGTGACGGGGTATCACCTCAAGCGCGGCAGTAGTTTAGACCGCGCTCAGGTGGTGAAGTTCATGCAGCGTACCTATCAAGAACGCCACCCCGATCGCTCCTTTGGGCATCTGGCCCAGACGGTTGATCAGTATTTATCGAGCGATACGCCGCTGTGGTGGGCCCTTGCTAATCCTGAGGATGGAAGCGCGCAAGATCCCACACCGGTAGCGGGGGTGTGGGCCGGCAATGCCATTGACCAAATCACCGGCGATCGCCATGCTCATATCTTTCTGCTCTACGTCATGCCAGCTCATCGGCAACGCGGTCTCGGACGGGCGCTCATGCAGCAGGTGGAAACCTGGAGCCAGCAACGCGGCGATCGCCAAGTCGGTCTGCAAGTGTTTTCGGATAATCAACCGGCCCTGCACCTTTACCAAACCCTAGGCTATCGCGCTCAGTCTTTGTGGATGGTGAAGCTCTTGACCTAGGTCGGTGTGGAGATGGGAGGCGAGATGCAGCGATGTCCAGGTGAACTGCTGGTGAACTGCTGGTGAACTGTTGGTAAACGTCAGCAGCGGCTACGTTTCACCCAACGTGCTGATTTAGACGCTAATCCAAACGTAGCAAAGCACTAGCACCATCGCAGTCCCCAACCAAAGGTCTCGCTGCTCCGACCAAGTGCGCAGCAGGTTGTCCCACAGAAACCTGAGGGCAGCCCGGCGCTCCTGGCCCAGATCTGCCATAAGTACCGCGACTCGCTGATCAACCTCCGCTAGCGAGATCTCGCCTCGCTGGTAGGCAGCTTCCAACTGGTCGAGGTTTCTCCAATATTGACGAGTAGCATCTAACAAGTTGGGCATGTAACAATGTGTTAACTCTTCTTTACAAAGTGTAACGAGTTTACGCACGTTTTGCAGTGAGGATGTCCTCACCTGGTGACATACACCTAGCGATAGACACCTGGAATGCCCTACTTCTTGCATGAGATCATCCCAGGAATGCCCCATCCCAATCGAGCCCGAGTCCTCAACCTCAGGTTGAACGAGGTTAGGTCGCTGACCAGGCGTGCTATCCCTATCGGGTGAATGTTAGGAGAACGATCCGCCAACAGCTCACCGGCAGGGCAAAGGTTAACAGAAGCTTTCAGATGGGCGATCGCCGCCGATTGTCCCGCACAATAAAAACAGTCGTCCATTCCAGGCAAGCCCATGGCTTACGCAACTGAACTTTATCCAGGGCAACAGTGCTACGTCCACAATGCTGGCGATCAAACGGTCGTGACCCTAGCCTCCATGGCCTCCGGACAGCAGCAGCAGGCTAGCACGAGTCTGATGACCGGCCCATGGACGGCACCGCCCAGCTTCTATCGCACCCACCAAGGCGCTATCATCCAGCTAGCCACCACCCAAGGCGATCGCTACCTATGTATCCAGGGCACCAGCCTCCAACTGCTGACCACTCCGCCAGCGATCGCCGACGCCCAAGCCCTGCCGATCCAGCGGGTGGATGATCCGGTGG contains:
- a CDS encoding GNAT family N-acetyltransferase; its protein translation is MELDPQRSPSVTGYHLKRGSSLDRAQVVKFMQRTYQERHPDRSFGHLAQTVDQYLSSDTPLWWALANPEDGSAQDPTPVAGVWAGNAIDQITGDRHAHIFLLYVMPAHRQRGLGRALMQQVETWSQQRGDRQVGLQVFSDNQPALHLYQTLGYRAQSLWMVKLLT
- a CDS encoding zinc ribbon domain-containing protein — encoded protein: MAYATELYPGQQCYVHNAGDQTVVTLASMASGQQQQASTSLMTGPWTAPPSFYRTHQGAIIQLATTQGDRYLCIQGTSLQLLTTPPAIADAQALPIQRVDDPVATPMPPMSPMSMSPSITPMPPMQPMKPLSMQMGTMQMSMQPMEMRMGDMTLRAEASSPSTPTPSARRFCSQCGAPVQASDRFCAACGHALGG